In a single window of the Dreissena polymorpha isolate Duluth1 chromosome 3, UMN_Dpol_1.0, whole genome shotgun sequence genome:
- the LOC127873558 gene encoding uncharacterized protein LOC127873558 produces the protein MLFSLATSAMMAKRDIKSAFRLMPIYPGDFHLMGLQFNNQYYVDKCLPMGLSIAPALFESFSTFIHWLVSFKTGIQTLDHYLDDFIFGSAAGSNNCNMLVSTFEEVCTEMGVPVAVEKSVGPTTVLTFLGLELDTVQMTVRVPAKKVEELLKLLQNCLVKKRLTLKELQFLTGKLSFCSQAVRASRAFLRRFYDAMCGLKKSYYKIRVNGEMREDILMWIQFIEDFNGVVHIPNKVWLDNSVIHLYTDSAGGATLGCGCYFGGNWAYCPWPVQWQGQPILSDIKFLEMVPVLLAIWLWGVFLRDRKIKFHIDNLGLVEVINKQSSKSKRLMFLVRTFVLLVMKNSVVFKAVHISSKSNYIADAISRKQFHRLQQLAPEAQASPESVPPEFLLMICNKRLIDC, from the coding sequence ATGTTATTTAGTTTAGCTACGTCAGCAATGATGGCAAAAAGAGATATTAAATCGGCTTTTCGTTTAATGCCTATTTACCCAGGGGACTTTCACTTGATGGGGCTTCAGTTCAACAACCAGTATTATGTTGACAAATGCTTACCAATGGGTTTATCTATTGCTCCGGCTTTATTCGAATCATTCTCCACTTTTATACATTGGCTAGTAAGTTTCAAAACTGGGATTCAAACTTTAGATCATTATTTGGACGACTTTATTTTTGGAAGTGCAGCTGGGTCAAATAATTGTAACATGCTAGTTTCTACTTTCGAGGAAGTATGCACCGAAATGGGAGTCCCAGTTGCGGTGGAAAAGTCGGTCGGCCCAACAACAGTACTGACATTTTTAGGCCTGGAATTAGATACTGTGCAAATGACGGTTAGAGTACCTGCTAAAAAAGTGGAAGAACTTTTGAAGCTTTTGCAAAATTGTCTAGTAAAAAAGAGACTTACGTTAAAAGAATTGCAGTTTTTGACTGGGAAGTTGAGTTTTTGTAGTCAAGCAGTAAGAGCAAGTAGGGCATTCTTGCGCCGATtttatgatgctatgtgtggCTTAAAAAAGTCCTATTATAAGATAAGAGTTAATGGTGAAATGAGAGAAGACATCCTGATGTGGattcaatttattgaagattttaatgGCGTTGTACATATTCCAAATAAAGTATGGTTGGATAACTCTGTCATTCATCTTTACACTGATAGTGCAGGTGGTGCTACTCTTGGCTGTGGTTGTTATTTTGGAGGTAATTGGGCCTATTGCCCATGGCCTGTTCAATGGCAAGGCCAACCTATTTTATCAGATATAAAATTTTTAGAGATGGTCCCTGTTTTGTTGGCAATATGGCTCTGGGGGGTCTTTTTGAGGGACAGGAAGattaagtttcatattgataattTAGGTTTGGTAGAAGTGATCAACAAACAGTCTTCCAAGTCGAAACGTTTGATGTttctggttagaacatttgtgttGTTAGTTATGAAAAACTCGGTGGTGTTTAAAGCAGTACATATTTCATCAAAGTCCAATTACATTGCTGATGCAATTTCTCGTAAACAGTTTCACAGGTTACAACAGTTAGCACCAGAGGCACAAGCGAGTCCAGAATCAGTCCCGCCGGAGTTTTTACTGATGATCTGCAACAAGAGGCTAATAGATTGCTAG